DNA from Asticcacaulis sp. ZE23SCel15:
GGCAAAAGCGTGCTGGATGACGGGGTGGTGATCGCCGAAGACAAGGTCAATCTGCCGGTTTTGGAAGGGCCGAAATTCATCAAGCGCAACGGGTTTTACTACATCTTCGCGCCCATCGGCGGGGTCGACAAAGGCCCGCAGGCCGTGGGCCGCGCCAAGGATATCTATGGCCCCTACGAATGGCGGGTGGTGCTGGAACCCGGCACCACCAAGGTGCAAGGCCCCCATCAGGGTGGCTATGTCGAAACGCCGTCCGGTGAAGGCTGGTTCCTGCATTTTAACTCGACCGGCGCGTTCGGGCGGATCAACCATCTGCAACCCGTGCGCTGGGTCGATGACTGGCCGGTCATGGGGGAACCGATTGTGGGCAAGGTCTCAGGTCAGCCGGTCATGACCTATACACGTCCCGATACCGGCACGATTGGCACCGAGCGGATGCAGGCGTCCGATGAGTTCAGTTCGACCACACTCGGTCTGCAGTGGCAGTGGAACCATAACCCGGATAATACCCGTTGGTCGTTGAGCGAACGCCCCGGCTATCTGCGCCTTAAGGCCGGTCAGGCCCAGCGCCTGACCACCGCGCGCAATACCCTGACCCAGATGCTGACCGGGCCGTTTATGCGTTCGACCGCGCGACTGGATATCTCCGGCATGGCCGACGGTCAGCGGGCGGGCCTCACCCTGTTTGGCGTTAAGCCGGTATGGATCGGCGTAGTGCGTGAGAATGGCGTCAACCGGATCACCTTTGCCTCCGCCGGGATCGAGACCACAGGCCCGGTATTGACCGGCGACACGGTGACCTTACGCGCCGATGTCGGTGAGGATCAGGTGGCGCACTTTACCTACAGCCTTGATGGCAAGGCGTTTACCGCCTTGGGGGAACCCACGGCACTGGCCAAATTCTCATGGTGGAAAGGCTCACGGCCGGGGGTGTTCACCTTCAACAAACGCGAGGCCAGCGGCCATGTTGATATCAACTCGTTCCGCGTTGACCATGAGGTCGCCAAATGAGACGGCGCACCTTTATTCAAACCAGCGCCGCCGCCCTGATGGCGGCCCCGGCAATCGCGCAATCCGCCTCGCAACCTGAATATACGACGACCAATGCTGCCTGGCAGGCGGCCTATGATAAGGCCTTGTCGATCCTTGTTAAAAACACGCAGGTCATGCCGCGCTATTCCAAGCCGGTGTTGATCGAAGGCTCGGTCTATCAGGGCATCTGGATGGAATGTGGCCCGCACGAAGCGCTGGTTTACCGCAAATTCCGGCCCGATGTCGCCCGCAACAGCCATATATGTTTCTTTGAGCTGCAACGGGCCGACGGGCAATTACCGTGCAACAATAAGGTGACCGAGACCGGCTTTGGCCAGATCCAGATGGTCGTGCCGCTTGCCGCCACGGCCTGGGAATTGGCGCGCGCAACCGGCGATCAGGAATTGCTGGAAACCGCCTATCGGGGTGCATCGATGTGGGACGGGTGGCTGTTGAAATACCGCAATACCCGCGGCACGGGCTTAACTGAGGGCTTTTGCACCTACGACACCGGCCACGACAATAGCCCCAGATGGCAGGGCATACCGCCGCAATGCCCCAACAAAGATGCCAAATATTACCCCGAAGGCTTTAAACTGCCACGCCTGTGTCCTGACCTGTCGGCCACGACTTATGGCGCGCGCAAGGCCCTGTCCGACATTGCCCGCGCCTTGGGTAAAACCTCAGAAGCCGATATGTGGGCAGAGCGGGCGGCTACAATCCGCGACCTCATCCTGAAACGGTTATATGTCGCCGAAGATGCCGCCTTTTATGACGAAGACGCGACCGGCCAGTTCATCCGCATCCGCAGCGACATTTTAAGCCGCGTGTGCGGGGAGCACGTCCCGGATCAGGCCCTGTTCGACGATTTGTGGACGCGCCAGATCCATAATCCGGCGGCATTCTGGGCGCCCTATCCCCTGCCTTCGATCGCGCTGGATGATCCGACTTTTGTTAAGCCCATCACCGCCAATACCTGGGGCGGGCCGTCACAGGCGCTGACCGCGCTTCGCGCCCCGCGCTGGTTTGAGCACTATGGCCGCGCGGCTGAGTTCACCGTCATGATGGAACGCTGGTGCGAGGGACTGATCACAGATATGACCTTCCGTCAGCAAATGAACCCCATAACCGCTGAATTTACCCGCGACGGCGATGAGCCGGACTATTCACCGGCAGCACTTGTAATGATGGACTACACCTGGCGGCTGGCGGGCGTGGTCGAAGAACCTGACCGGCTGGAATGGAATATCCGCCCGAACCATGCGGCCTCAAAAGGCGCGCATTTCCGTCTGCCGACCGATGCCAAATCGACCGCCGAGGTGCGCTACAGCGGGCGGAGCGCTGATCTCAGCCTTGGCGGAAAGACCCTTGGCCGGATCGAAGGTGTGGCGCGGCTAATTACCGATACTGCCGGTAAACCTGTGGCCCTGCTCGGCATTTCGGAAACCCCGCAAAAGGTCACCCTACGCCTGACGGGCCGCCGTGCCCGCACCCTGACCATCACAGCCAACGAAAGGATATCGCTATGAACCGGCGCAAGGTTTTAGCGGGCCTGACAGCTACAGCGGTGGCCATCCCCGCCCAAGCCCAAACGCCGTCTCTGGGTGATATCGCCGCCACCAAAGGCATACGCTTCGGCTCGGCGGCGGGGATCACTAAGGGCGGTCTGCGCGACCCGCAGGTAGCCGACATACTGCGTCGTGACTGCCGCATCATCGTCGCCAAGAACGAGATGAAAATGTACACCCTCCGCAACACCCCGGCGGAGGTTTATGATTTCAGCCTCGGTGATGAAATGCTGGCCTTTTGTGAAAAGCACAAACTGCCCCTGCGTGGCCACACCCTGTTCTGGGCCAAGGATGAATTTACGCCTAAATGGCTGCTGGCTCACGATTTTGGCCCCAAACCCAAACTCGCCGCCGAAAAACTATTGCGGGACTATATCGCCAAGGTCACCACGCACTACGGTGATCGCCTGACCTCATGGGACGTTATCAACGAAGCGATCGATGAGAAAACCGGCGATATCCGCGCCAATGTCTTCACGCGCATACTGGGCGACGATACTCTGCGGATTTGCTTTGAGGCCGCGCGCGAACACCTGCCCAAGATGGAACTGGTCTATAACGATTACATGAGTTGGCGCGTCAAGGACGGCCTGCACCGCAAAGGCGCGATCCGGCTGCTGCGCTGGTTTCGCGACCACAACATCCCGGTCGATGCGCTTGGGATTCAGGGACACCTGGGCACCGATCAGGGCGCAGGCTGGGACGCCACCGCCGATGACAACGCCCCGCAATATGCCGATTGGTCAGCATTTTTGGACGAGGCTAAAAGTCTGGGTTACGGTCTGATGATCACCGAATTTGATGTCAATGAACGCCGGGTTTTGGGCGATATCAATAAACGCGATCAGGTCGTGGCTCAAACCGCCAAAGACTATCTCGACCTCACCCTGTCCAACACGGCGGTCAAGGATGTGCTGTGCTGGGGGATGGACGATAAATATAGCTGGCTACAAACCACCACACCGCGTGAGGACCGCCTGCCCCTGCGGCCAACGCCTTACGATGATCAGTTCCGCAAAAAACCTCTGTGGGACGCGATGAACCGTTCATTTCAAAGCGCGCCGGACCGAACCTAAACCTCCGGGCGGTAAACTGGCCGCAATGGGGCAAGCGTGCGCCTTATGCCCGAAGGCCGCCAGAAATAAGCAAATGACGGCGATCGAACATGTGTATGGCACCGACCAATAAGGAGGTGTTGTCTGTTTTCGAAGTCAATGGGCGACAAAAATGCCATTGTTAGTATGCTTGCACTTGGGGTTATAGAACATCTCGATTTATTCGAAGACGTCTTGCCTTGCGACCCTACGGGTTGAATAGGTTTTGCGCCTGCTCAATGAAACTTTTGCACCTTAACTACTTTACCAGTAACGTACCTGCCGTATCCCCGGAAAAGAATGACCAATCCTTTGGCAGGATATTAGTCGCTGCGGCATGTTCGGCCTTGATGCCGGGGGCGGCCAGACCGTTGATGAACCGCACGGTCAATACACCCGCCCCCCCGACAACCAGGGTGCCGCCTTCACCGCCTGTAATGCGGCCTTTGGTATCGACCGAGATCGTGCGTCCCCCGGCGCCGGTCAGGTTGTAGGCTGAATAACCGCCCACCATCGATACCGTTGTGACCTTACCGTCACCGCCCGATAGCTGTTTGGCCAGCGCCTCACCCAGTGAGAATGATCCTGATTCTGCGGCAATGGCAGGATAGAATTTCTGGTTGTCTGTACCAGTACAGTCCCAGGCGATCACGTCGGTGCCATTGCGCGTCAGGAAGGCAAAGATATCGCCGCAGACATCTACCCGGTTGCGCAAGGTGCCTTCCGCGGTCAGAGTCCAGTCCTGCTCAGCGACGTTAGCGCAGGCCTTGACGACCAGCGGTTCTCCTTTGATCGATGACGCCAGGCACTTATCGCCCTGCACGATCTGACCGCTGGCTCCGCTGCGAAAACGGAAATCCTGAACCGGTTTACGCTCGCACGTCTCGATCGTCACGGTGGAACGCCCGGTGACATTCAGACAACGCCCCTGCACATAATAGGTCGCCAGAACCGGCTGGCCGGTGATTGGGGGAATGGCCGCCACCGCCTGCTGGGGGGCCGGTGCGGTAACCTTGACGTTGGTCGCAAA
Protein-coding regions in this window:
- a CDS encoding glycoside hydrolase 43 family protein, producing the protein MKRITPALIAALMLTGCATVTPETATYSNPVLYADYSDPDVIRVGEDYYHVSSSFHLSPGIPVLKSRDLINWTITGHVLPKLPFAPEYDMPGPFEIDDTKSKPVTGTRYASGVWAPSIRHHNGRFYVYWATPDEGVFMSTAATPAGPWSKPVHVIKQARLEDPCPFWDDDGQAYLVHGRVGAGPLILHKMSADGKSVLDDGVVIAEDKVNLPVLEGPKFIKRNGFYYIFAPIGGVDKGPQAVGRAKDIYGPYEWRVVLEPGTTKVQGPHQGGYVETPSGEGWFLHFNSTGAFGRINHLQPVRWVDDWPVMGEPIVGKVSGQPVMTYTRPDTGTIGTERMQASDEFSSTTLGLQWQWNHNPDNTRWSLSERPGYLRLKAGQAQRLTTARNTLTQMLTGPFMRSTARLDISGMADGQRAGLTLFGVKPVWIGVVRENGVNRITFASAGIETTGPVLTGDTVTLRADVGEDQVAHFTYSLDGKAFTALGEPTALAKFSWWKGSRPGVFTFNKREASGHVDINSFRVDHEVAK
- a CDS encoding alpha-L-rhamnosidase, with the protein product MRRRTFIQTSAAALMAAPAIAQSASQPEYTTTNAAWQAAYDKALSILVKNTQVMPRYSKPVLIEGSVYQGIWMECGPHEALVYRKFRPDVARNSHICFFELQRADGQLPCNNKVTETGFGQIQMVVPLAATAWELARATGDQELLETAYRGASMWDGWLLKYRNTRGTGLTEGFCTYDTGHDNSPRWQGIPPQCPNKDAKYYPEGFKLPRLCPDLSATTYGARKALSDIARALGKTSEADMWAERAATIRDLILKRLYVAEDAAFYDEDATGQFIRIRSDILSRVCGEHVPDQALFDDLWTRQIHNPAAFWAPYPLPSIALDDPTFVKPITANTWGGPSQALTALRAPRWFEHYGRAAEFTVMMERWCEGLITDMTFRQQMNPITAEFTRDGDEPDYSPAALVMMDYTWRLAGVVEEPDRLEWNIRPNHAASKGAHFRLPTDAKSTAEVRYSGRSADLSLGGKTLGRIEGVARLITDTAGKPVALLGISETPQKVTLRLTGRRARTLTITANERISL
- a CDS encoding endo-1,4-beta-xylanase; this translates as MNRRKVLAGLTATAVAIPAQAQTPSLGDIAATKGIRFGSAAGITKGGLRDPQVADILRRDCRIIVAKNEMKMYTLRNTPAEVYDFSLGDEMLAFCEKHKLPLRGHTLFWAKDEFTPKWLLAHDFGPKPKLAAEKLLRDYIAKVTTHYGDRLTSWDVINEAIDEKTGDIRANVFTRILGDDTLRICFEAAREHLPKMELVYNDYMSWRVKDGLHRKGAIRLLRWFRDHNIPVDALGIQGHLGTDQGAGWDATADDNAPQYADWSAFLDEAKSLGYGLMITEFDVNERRVLGDINKRDQVVAQTAKDYLDLTLSNTAVKDVLCWGMDDKYSWLQTTTPREDRLPLRPTPYDDQFRKKPLWDAMNRSFQSAPDRT
- a CDS encoding ricin-type beta-trefoil lectin domain protein; translated protein: MKIFITGLGFLAAAFMSVTSAQAATPQMSIGSKFADGQCLEARADGSLIINKCNAQGAQLLRYDDATGRLHQGDQCLSAATRGQPLVAKACGEGDDQKWSFAEDATLRSDSGLCADILNFRKDAGTAVIAWDCTATDNQKFFATNVKVTAPAPQQAVAAIPPITGQPVLATYYVQGRCLNVTGRSTVTIETCERKPVQDFRFRSGASGQIVQGDKCLASSIKGEPLVVKACANVAEQDWTLTAEGTLRNRVDVCGDIFAFLTRNGTDVIAWDCTGTDNQKFYPAIAAESGSFSLGEALAKQLSGGDGKVTTVSMVGGYSAYNLTGAGGRTISVDTKGRITGGEGGTLVVGGAGVLTVRFINGLAAPGIKAEHAAATNILPKDWSFFSGDTAGTLLVK